From Apium graveolens cultivar Ventura chromosome 9, ASM990537v1, whole genome shotgun sequence, the proteins below share one genomic window:
- the LOC141686503 gene encoding uncharacterized protein LOC141686503, with protein sequence METSAPHTCLRIIVTQDHPNLTSHDILELVKDQIVVDPMVKEKVLMATVKSIFGYQPGRKKIRDAKKLAMDEEHGSWECSYEDLPFLMEAFQCFNMGTKVDWFFKEDEIEDRGSLEVFYLFILVSHTFLNDFPYLCNVFVVNEYIMSYLEHEVTFKRLFWAFKPCIDGFEHCMPVIHIDGTHLYGPYSGVLLSDVAVDGFSHILPLAFFIVESENVSSWGWFMDRLRRFVVGRRHGIYVISDRHAGIIAAMQQIGWCEPLDHHRFCIRHLAVNFCTTHRRKGLKNRLVELASQVQEKKFEFLWEQLLIVESRTAEWFEVKPLSKWSLAYDGGKRCGMMTTNHAKSWNNAIFDARKLPINSLVRVLFLKTVEYFDERRLEITTELSKGRLFTNHASKRLSRSIVRARGHSVKVYDRNSLLLEVVTRKYITANVVDRNNGRIVASASTVEHCIKENLECGRSCNAKAAVVVGEVLAMRLKVEGLDQGQERGIHVVVNKEIAKKGLVSCTKVWGIVNALKNNGVKLILDDDNKNA encoded by the exons ATGGAAACTTCGGCGCCACACACATGTTTGCGCATCATCGTTACTCAAGACCATCCTAATTTGACATCTCATGATATTCTTGAACTAGTTAAGGATCAAATCGTTGTCGATCCCATGGTTAAGGAAAAAGTGTTGATGGCCACGGTGAAAAGTATTTTTGGTTACCAACCGGGAAGAAAGAAGATTAGAGATGCGAAAAAGCTAGCAATGGATGAAGAACATGGTTCTTGGGAATGTTCATATGAGGATCTCCCCTTTTTGATGGAAGCGTTTCAATGTTTTAATATGGGAACCAAGGTTGATTGGTTTTTTAAGGAGGATGAGATAGAAGATCGTGGAAGTTTAGAGGTATTCTATCTCTTTATACTAGTATCACAtacatttttaaatgattttccaTATTTGTGTAATGTTTTTGTAGTTAACGAGTATATTATGTCTTATTTGGAACATGAAGTGACATTCAAGAGACTCTTCTGGGCTTTCAAACCATGCATTGATGGATTTGAGCATTGTATGCCTGTCATACATATAGATGGGACTCACCTATACGGTCCATATTCGGGTGTACTATTGAGTGATGTGGCAGTGGATGGGTTTAGTCATATTCTTCCACTTGCATTTTTTATTGTCGAATCCGAGAATGTTTCTAGTTGGGGGTGGTTCATGGATAGATTGAGGAGGTTTGTGGTAGGTAGGAGACATGGGATTTATGTCATTTCTGATAGACATGCTGGTATTATTGCTGCTATGCAACAGATAGGATGGTGCGAGCCCCTTGACCATCATAGGTTTTGCATTAGACATTTGGCTGTAAATTTTTGTACTACACATAGGAGAAAGGGTTTGAAAAATAGGTTAGTTGAGTTGGCTTCTCAGGTGCAAGAGAAGAAGTTTGAATTTTTATGGGAACAATTGTTGATTGTGGAGTCTAGGACGGCAGAATGGTTTGAGGTTAAACCATTAAGTAAATGGTCTTTAGCATATGATGGAGGGAAACGTTGTGGCATGATGACCACCAACCATGCGAAAAGTTGGAACAACGCGATCTTTGATGCTAGAAAACTCCCGATTAATTCATTGGTTAGAGTACTATTTTTGAAGACGGTTGAGTATTTTGATGAAAGGCGTTTGGAAATTACAACCGAATTATCTAAAGGTCGATTATTTACTAATCATGCAAGCAAGAGGCTGAGTCGTTCCATTGTGCGTGCTAGGGGTCATAGTGTTAAAGTTTATGATCGAAATTCATTGTTGCTTGAAGTAGTCACTAGAAAG TACATCACAGCAAATGTTGTCGATAGAAATAATGGACGAATCGTTGCATCAGCATCAACAGTAGAACATTGTATCAAGGAAAATCTTGAATGTGGTCGATCTTGCAATGCTAAAGCAGCGGTGGTTGTTGGGGAAGTGTTGGCAATGCGACTAAAGGTTGAGGGTCTTGATCAGGGACAAGAAAGAGGGATTCATGTTGTCGTGAACAAGGAAATTGCCAAGAAAGGGTTGGTAAGTTGCACCAAGGTATGGGGCATTGTCAATGCTCTTAAGAACAATGGAGTCAAACTAATTCTTGATGATGACAATAAAAATGCATAG